A genome region from candidate division KSB1 bacterium includes the following:
- a CDS encoding redox-sensing transcriptional repressor Rex yields MNNQDRISRLLLYKNVLVQFQAIGLVKVFSDNIGDALNISSSLVRKDFAFFKITGSPKGGYDIESILQRIDTILGKDKTQRVILIGIGRLGSALLYHHKAFNREGINITAGFDIDPEKLNPDKPIPIFPVDQLSEHIEKHKIKFAIVTVPESAARHIIDVLKAEQINGILNFTSLKAKNTDTTLIHNVNIEHELLRLVYTAGKRI; encoded by the coding sequence TTGAATAATCAAGACAGAATATCCCGGCTGTTGCTGTATAAAAATGTACTTGTTCAGTTTCAGGCCATCGGCCTGGTCAAGGTTTTTTCGGATAATATTGGTGATGCACTGAACATCTCTTCCTCGCTGGTTCGTAAGGATTTTGCTTTTTTTAAAATTACGGGCAGCCCAAAAGGCGGGTATGACATTGAATCGATTCTGCAGCGGATTGATACAATCCTTGGAAAGGACAAAACCCAACGTGTTATACTCATCGGTATCGGAAGGCTGGGTTCAGCCTTGCTTTATCACCATAAAGCATTTAACCGGGAAGGAATCAACATCACAGCGGGATTTGATATCGATCCCGAAAAACTAAATCCCGATAAACCGATTCCCATTTTCCCGGTGGATCAGTTATCCGAGCATATTGAAAAGCATAAAATTAAATTTGCAATTGTCACGGTACCGGAATCAGCCGCACGGCACATCATTGATGTGTTGAAAGCCGAGCAGATAAACGGTATTTTGAACTTTACATCACTCAAAGCCAAAAACACCGACACGACTCTCATCCACAATGTGAACATTGAACACGAGCTCCTCCGACTTGTCTATACCGCCGGCAAACGAATCTGA
- a CDS encoding MnhB domain-containing protein: protein MKNNGMTLIVKTVTRITVWMIILYGAYIILHGHLTPGGGFGGGVIIALALLNVMLAYGREFTTRWLNISVLEHGESLSALLFLITGIVGLLVSGAFLANFISKGQLFHLLSAGTLPVLNIIIGFKVALSLFLVVWVLTSIKLSKGDTT, encoded by the coding sequence ATGAAGAATAATGGTATGACTCTGATCGTCAAAACAGTAACGCGTATTACCGTATGGATGATTATTCTCTACGGCGCATACATTATTCTACATGGGCACTTGACCCCGGGCGGCGGATTCGGCGGCGGGGTCATCATTGCGCTGGCATTGCTCAATGTCATGCTGGCGTACGGCCGCGAGTTTACAACCCGATGGCTGAATATTTCCGTTCTCGAACACGGAGAATCCCTGAGCGCGCTTTTGTTTCTCATTACAGGAATTGTTGGTTTACTGGTCAGCGGCGCATTCCTGGCGAATTTTATCAGCAAAGGACAGCTTTTTCATCTGCTGAGCGCGGGCACCCTCCCCGTTCTCAATATTATCATCGGATTCAAGGTTGCATTATCGCTTTTTCTTGTCGTATGGGTGCTGACAAGTATAAAACTGTCAAAAGGAGATACGACATGA
- a CDS encoding FAD/NAD(P)-binding protein: MPVLLKTTSPQDIENPYRVIPAEIYDIVQESPLIRTLKLRPDEPIVFKTGQFIELSIPGVGEGPFTPSSSHFETERMDVTIMKTGFVTNTIHQAKTGDRVGLRGPFGSHYPLDTFEGKNILILGGGCGLAPLRSLFLTLVHEIDRYNSITFFAGAKSPKDCIYKQAVDEWKQYPKVTFVRAVDEVPAGQEWHEDVGVVTVLLNKLDIDPADNPAVVCGPPVMMKFGARDLLEYGFREDRLYLSMEKKMYCGFGQCRHCVMGKYYACKDGPVFTYEQIKNEEDIWE, translated from the coding sequence ATGCCTGTTTTATTAAAAACCACCTCTCCCCAAGACATTGAAAATCCTTATCGGGTTATTCCTGCAGAGATTTATGATATTGTCCAGGAATCACCGTTGATCCGAACCCTTAAATTGCGTCCTGATGAACCGATTGTCTTTAAAACCGGACAATTTATTGAGCTTTCGATCCCGGGCGTCGGTGAAGGACCGTTTACACCGTCGTCATCACATTTCGAAACCGAACGCATGGACGTGACCATTATGAAAACCGGATTTGTAACCAACACCATTCATCAGGCAAAAACAGGTGACCGGGTGGGACTGCGCGGACCCTTTGGTTCACATTATCCGCTGGACACCTTTGAAGGCAAAAACATCCTGATTCTCGGCGGCGGTTGTGGTCTGGCGCCTCTGCGGTCGCTGTTTTTAACGCTGGTTCATGAAATTGACCGCTACAACAGCATCACATTTTTTGCCGGCGCCAAATCGCCCAAAGACTGCATCTACAAACAGGCCGTGGACGAGTGGAAGCAGTATCCCAAAGTGACGTTTGTTCGCGCCGTAGATGAGGTGCCCGCGGGTCAGGAATGGCATGAAGATGTGGGAGTGGTCACCGTGCTGCTGAACAAACTGGACATTGATCCGGCCGATAATCCGGCCGTTGTCTGCGGACCACCTGTGATGATGAAATTCGGCGCCCGTGATCTTTTGGAATACGGATTCCGTGAGGACCGCCTCTATCTTTCCATGGAAAAAAAAATGTACTGTGGATTCGGACAATGCCGTCACTGCGTGATGGGAAAATACTATGCCTGCAAAGATGGTCCGGTGTTCACCTATGAGCAGATCAAAAACGAGGAGGATATTTGGGAATGA
- a CDS encoding serine kinase, translating into MLVKDIVEKLGLEVFSGENNLDCEITGGCISDILSDVMVQANKGMLWVTNQTHENVLAVTFFKSLAGVILPNGLYLEENAARKAKEKGILVLLTDLPAFEIVGQLYEMGVGKKTSPCGQKNKKKY; encoded by the coding sequence ATGTTAGTTAAAGACATCGTAGAAAAACTGGGCCTCGAGGTGTTCAGCGGCGAAAACAACCTGGACTGTGAAATCACCGGTGGCTGCATTTCCGACATTTTGAGTGACGTCATGGTTCAGGCAAACAAAGGCATGCTGTGGGTGACCAATCAGACTCACGAGAATGTACTGGCTGTCACATTTTTCAAAAGCCTCGCCGGCGTCATCCTGCCCAACGGTTTGTATCTTGAAGAGAATGCGGCCCGCAAAGCTAAAGAAAAGGGAATCCTCGTGCTTTTAACAGACCTCCCCGCTTTTGAAATTGTGGGACAACTGTATGAAATGGGCGTTGGAAAAAAAACAAGCCCCTGCGGACAAAAAAACAAAAAAAAGTATTGA
- a CDS encoding 4Fe-4S dicluster domain-containing protein: protein MKRLFIDIPALLDGNGKADKIECEYLYHRKNNGSFSLLEVAEFASYCRQCKDAFCVAACPKDALERLESGTVKRYNMRCVGCKSCTLACPFGTIFPDVINYITMSCDYCLQQLRSNPDYEPRCVKTAPNQAFQMKETAENPAEHIFFVGDFLTVKSPSWLQKEERQ from the coding sequence ATGAAACGTCTTTTTATCGATATCCCTGCTCTCCTGGACGGCAACGGCAAAGCCGATAAGATTGAATGCGAATATCTGTACCACCGCAAAAACAACGGCAGTTTTAGTCTGCTTGAAGTGGCAGAATTCGCATCCTATTGTCGCCAGTGCAAAGATGCGTTTTGCGTCGCCGCCTGCCCCAAAGACGCACTGGAGCGGCTGGAAAGCGGCACCGTCAAACGCTACAATATGCGTTGCGTGGGCTGCAAGAGCTGCACGCTGGCGTGTCCGTTCGGCACCATTTTCCCCGACGTGATCAACTATATCACCATGTCCTGCGACTATTGCCTGCAGCAGCTGCGCAGCAACCCGGATTATGAACCCCGGTGTGTCAAAACAGCGCCGAATCAGGCATTTCAAATGAAAGAGACAGCGGAAAATCCCGCGGAACACATCTTTTTTGTGGGTGATTTTCTAACTGTCAAAAGCCCCAGCTGGCTGCAAAAGGAGGAGAGACAATGA
- a CDS encoding 4Fe-4S dicluster domain-containing protein, protein MLINIQDFIEFLRKTAQQGDQISQVVVPVRSEYADDTHTFFRPLTESNTPLFNSYRTVDPAKFLLYLPREQVFPAEQTKNRILAGVKACDLKALELLDAALLYDQFTDPAYKQWRDSTLIITSDCDDISSSCHCNLVNGQPFAENGYDLNLSQIKNDFLITVGSDRGDKLLDRIKSEIKTRKASESQRMQVEKQRKRIIERLTGQNKPYSRSSHYEKLRTIDPAPWQDESMTCIGCGACTHICPTCYCLILNDESKADQFIKQRSFDSCQYNGYARVAGGATPRPSMTERFRNRYLCKFDYMVHNFEKIGCTGCGRCTQACAGEIDFRQVVHNLQNMAIAVQ, encoded by the coding sequence ATGCTGATCAACATTCAAGATTTTATCGAATTTTTGCGCAAAACCGCCCAACAGGGGGATCAAATTTCCCAGGTTGTTGTGCCCGTCCGTTCTGAATACGCTGACGATACCCACACCTTTTTTAGGCCACTGACCGAATCCAACACCCCGCTTTTTAATTCATACCGGACGGTAGACCCGGCCAAATTCCTGCTTTATCTGCCGCGCGAACAAGTCTTTCCTGCAGAGCAAACAAAAAACCGCATTCTGGCCGGTGTCAAGGCGTGCGATTTAAAAGCGCTGGAATTGCTGGATGCGGCATTATTATACGACCAGTTCACAGATCCGGCCTACAAGCAATGGCGCGACTCTACTCTGATCATCACCTCAGACTGTGATGACATCAGCAGCAGTTGTCATTGCAATCTGGTGAACGGTCAGCCCTTTGCGGAAAACGGCTATGATCTCAATCTGTCTCAAATCAAAAATGATTTTTTAATTACCGTGGGATCCGACCGCGGGGACAAGCTCTTAGACCGGATCAAAAGCGAGATAAAGACACGCAAAGCGTCCGAATCTCAGCGAATGCAGGTTGAAAAGCAGCGCAAACGCATCATCGAGCGCCTCACCGGGCAGAACAAGCCGTATTCGCGTTCCAGCCATTATGAAAAGCTCCGAACCATAGACCCGGCCCCCTGGCAAGATGAATCCATGACCTGTATCGGCTGCGGTGCGTGCACGCATATTTGTCCCACCTGTTATTGCCTGATTTTGAATGATGAAAGCAAGGCAGATCAGTTTATCAAACAACGTTCATTTGATTCATGCCAGTACAACGGTTACGCCCGCGTGGCCGGCGGCGCCACGCCGCGGCCCTCCATGACGGAGCGATTCCGCAACCGTTATCTGTGCAAATTTGACTATATGGTCCACAATTTTGAAAAAATCGGCTGCACCGGATGCGGCCGCTGTACTCAGGCCTGTGCGGGAGAAATCGACTTTCGCCAGGTGGTACACAACCTGCAAAATATGGCAATAGCGGTTCAATAA
- the mbhE gene encoding hydrogen gas-evolving membrane-bound hydrogenase subunit E, giving the protein MPVETWLTFTIGFMILGSIVALELRDILSSIIAIGVVGLGVSMSFLFLQAPDLAIVQFLFEIFALIILVRAFIGKDYHAFEPAKASIALTLSSIIALSAILLLSVPVLRLLPPFGEPLMHTAQHYLDHGARETGAANLVASVILDYRAYDTLGEITVLFTAILGVFTVLRTAIKSEGGTDEE; this is encoded by the coding sequence ATGCCGGTCGAAACTTGGCTCACGTTTACCATCGGATTTATGATCCTGGGTTCTATCGTTGCTCTTGAACTGCGGGACATTCTATCATCGATTATCGCCATCGGGGTTGTTGGATTGGGAGTGTCGATGTCGTTCCTGTTCCTGCAGGCTCCTGATCTGGCGATTGTTCAGTTTTTGTTCGAAATCTTTGCTCTGATCATTCTGGTTCGGGCGTTTATCGGCAAAGACTATCACGCGTTTGAACCGGCCAAAGCTTCGATCGCTCTCACGCTATCGAGTATTATTGCCCTTTCCGCTATCCTGTTGCTCAGCGTGCCCGTACTGCGGCTGCTGCCGCCCTTCGGTGAACCGCTCATGCACACAGCGCAGCATTATCTGGATCACGGCGCCCGGGAAACCGGTGCGGCGAATTTGGTGGCTTCGGTCATTCTCGATTACCGTGCTTACGACACCCTGGGTGAAATCACCGTTCTGTTTACAGCCATATTGGGTGTATTCACCGTACTGCGGACCGCGATAAAATCAGAAGGAGGCACAGATGAAGAATAA
- a CDS encoding NADH-quinone oxidoreductase subunit C — MAETTGFFQDMNTVISDLVEKRLRYYFVVKDEDLHKVVIYLFKTMGCRLSTATATERYDAIEVLYHFSHDATGTYYCPRILMTNKDKPQMSSITRIVKGAEWIEREMAEMYGIDFKGHPRKEPLLTKDNSQVRVQPLRARRIS, encoded by the coding sequence ATGGCTGAAACAACCGGTTTTTTTCAGGATATGAACACAGTCATATCCGATCTGGTGGAAAAAAGATTGAGATATTATTTTGTTGTCAAGGACGAAGATCTGCACAAGGTGGTGATCTACTTGTTCAAAACCATGGGATGCCGGCTGTCCACAGCCACGGCAACCGAACGCTATGACGCGATTGAAGTTCTTTATCATTTTTCCCACGATGCCACCGGCACCTATTACTGTCCGCGCATCCTGATGACAAACAAAGATAAACCGCAAATGTCGTCCATTACCCGCATTGTCAAAGGCGCGGAATGGATTGAACGCGAAATGGCGGAAATGTACGGCATTGATTTCAAAGGACACCCGCGCAAAGAGCCGCTGCTCACCAAGGACAATTCGCAGGTACGTGTTCAACCCTTGCGCGCGAGGAGGATATCATGA
- the nuoB gene encoding NADH-quinone oxidoreductase subunit NuoB, translating to MGWYNKRLAKSIWVFHISASPCNNCDIEILDLLTPKYDVERFGIKLVGSIRHADVLLVTGILNHKVAPRVKVIYEQAPRPCFAVGIGSCPATGCCFKDSYNISPSPKDTIPFDLFIPGCPPKPENMIEGIIKLVEVLNG from the coding sequence ATGGGATGGTATAACAAAAGATTGGCAAAATCAATCTGGGTATTTCATATCAGCGCTTCGCCCTGTAACAATTGTGATATTGAAATTCTCGATTTGTTGACCCCGAAATATGATGTTGAACGCTTTGGGATCAAGCTTGTCGGTTCCATCCGGCATGCCGATGTGCTGCTGGTCACCGGAATATTGAATCACAAAGTGGCGCCGCGAGTCAAGGTGATTTACGAACAGGCGCCCCGGCCCTGCTTTGCGGTCGGAATTGGATCCTGTCCGGCCACGGGATGCTGTTTCAAGGACAGTTACAACATTTCGCCCAGTCCCAAGGACACAATCCCGTTTGATCTGTTCATACCGGGATGTCCTCCCAAACCGGAAAATATGATTGAGGGCATTATCAAACTCGTGGAGGTGCTGAATGGCTGA
- a CDS encoding response regulator produces the protein MNQSGHILVIDDEEVIRSGCQQILEADGYHVDLADNGKSGLELIRKNDYDLVLTDIMMPEMDGMQVLDELQKMDSRTVSIVITGYASIESAIDAGRKGAFDYIAKPFDPDELSTRVERGLKQAEHLQQVERLRKERDENLLEISNERARTLTIINSMHEGVIATNRQKQVVLMNPAAIKMLRLKRQKIIGQTVQDILTMPDLTKTINEILETVKSSLKTLQKEFDTPDGRVLQASITPIQDENQACIGTVTVLFDITREKQVEQMKSDFVSHVSHELKAPLNAIQGYLDLILEGIAGNDPEKERDIVQKSRNRAKALSDLINDLLDLSRVEQRNISKEMEPVQLQEVLTQVIDFYRSKADEKSITLKTSLPEDTPPVRGNKQDLDRLFANLVSNAVKYTPENGNVDIRLDSDPEHVNVRIKDSGIGFTPETKNKIFDEFYRAENAVEQKISGTGLGLSIAKKIAEDHQGYIEVESQVNKGSTFYVIFPAYK, from the coding sequence ATGAATCAATCAGGACACATACTTGTCATCGATGACGAGGAGGTCATTCGGTCCGGATGTCAGCAAATACTGGAAGCAGATGGCTATCATGTTGATCTGGCGGATAACGGTAAAAGCGGTCTGGAACTGATCCGTAAAAACGATTACGATCTGGTGCTGACGGATATTATGATGCCGGAAATGGACGGCATGCAGGTGCTGGATGAGCTTCAAAAAATGGATTCCCGGACGGTTTCCATTGTGATCACCGGTTATGCCTCCATTGAGAGCGCCATTGATGCCGGGCGGAAAGGCGCATTTGATTATATCGCCAAACCGTTTGATCCGGATGAACTGTCAACCCGCGTGGAACGCGGTCTCAAACAGGCGGAACATCTCCAACAAGTCGAGCGCCTGCGAAAAGAACGGGACGAAAATTTACTCGAGATCAGCAATGAACGCGCCCGCACCCTGACCATTATCAATTCCATGCATGAAGGTGTCATCGCCACCAACCGCCAAAAGCAGGTGGTTCTCATGAACCCGGCTGCCATTAAAATGCTCAGGTTAAAACGGCAAAAGATTATCGGACAAACGGTGCAGGATATCCTGACCATGCCCGATCTGACAAAGACCATCAACGAGATTCTTGAAACTGTAAAGTCCAGTCTGAAAACGCTGCAAAAGGAATTTGACACGCCGGACGGCCGGGTGCTGCAAGCCAGTATTACACCGATCCAGGATGAAAACCAGGCCTGTATCGGTACGGTCACGGTTTTATTCGATATCACACGCGAAAAACAGGTGGAGCAGATGAAATCCGATTTTGTTTCACATGTTTCGCATGAACTCAAAGCGCCGCTGAATGCCATCCAGGGTTATCTCGATTTGATCCTGGAGGGTATTGCAGGAAACGATCCGGAAAAAGAACGGGATATCGTGCAGAAATCCCGCAACCGCGCCAAAGCGCTCTCGGATTTGATCAATGACCTGCTGGACCTGTCGCGGGTGGAACAACGCAATATCTCCAAAGAAATGGAGCCCGTACAGCTGCAGGAAGTTTTGACCCAAGTCATTGATTTTTATCGTTCCAAAGCCGATGAAAAATCCATCACGTTAAAGACCTCACTACCGGAAGACACCCCGCCGGTTCGGGGAAACAAACAGGATCTTGATCGTTTATTCGCCAATTTGGTGAGTAACGCTGTCAAATATACACCTGAGAACGGCAACGTAGACATCCGGCTGGATTCTGATCCCGAGCATGTCAACGTCAGGATCAAAGATAGCGGCATCGGATTCACACCGGAAACGAAGAATAAAATTTTTGACGAGTTTTACCGCGCGGAAAACGCGGTGGAACAAAAAATCAGCGGCACCGGACTCGGATTGAGTATCGCAAAGAAAATAGCAGAAGACCACCAAGGATATATTGAAGTGGAAAGCCAGGTCAACAAGGGATCAACATTTTATGTCATATTTCCTGCATACAAATAG
- a CDS encoding nickel-dependent hydrogenase large subunit: MTGNNIPIGPYHPLLEEAEYFNLVIDGETVVDIDMDIGWMHRGHEFISEQKTFTQSIYLVERICGICSTSHPIACVHAFEDVDNIEIPERAAYIRTLVGELERIHSHLLWLGLAGHFIGYDTVWMWAWKYREPVLQMFEIISGNRNHYGMMRIGGVAQDVDPAVIPELNKHLDMIDKKMAMIAKVAKDDPVLRSRLKRVGVLSKQDAIDYCAVGPTARASDVHTDVRKDEPMDAYPWVDFDEIVLPNGDVYDKLVVRVLETLESTKICRQCLEKLKTVKGPVLNNVKEISAGEGLGRYEAPRGEVFHFVKTDGSNRPVRHKVRAPSYVNIPTFTASCKGIPVADALITLASVDPCYCCTERSFKLMDVNHDPCTLDILALSREKTQQIRRELHVD, from the coding sequence ATGACCGGAAACAACATCCCCATCGGCCCCTATCATCCGCTGCTTGAAGAAGCGGAATATTTTAATCTGGTGATAGACGGCGAAACCGTCGTGGACATCGATATGGACATTGGCTGGATGCACCGGGGTCACGAGTTTATCTCGGAACAGAAAACCTTTACCCAGTCCATCTATCTGGTTGAACGGATCTGCGGGATTTGCTCCACTTCGCATCCGATTGCCTGTGTGCATGCGTTCGAGGATGTTGACAATATCGAAATCCCGGAACGCGCCGCTTATATCCGCACCCTGGTGGGTGAATTGGAGCGTATACACAGTCACCTGTTGTGGCTGGGACTGGCCGGCCATTTTATCGGATATGACACGGTGTGGATGTGGGCCTGGAAATACCGCGAGCCGGTACTGCAGATGTTTGAGATCATTTCCGGAAACCGCAATCATTACGGCATGATGCGCATCGGCGGCGTGGCGCAGGATGTGGATCCCGCTGTTATTCCGGAATTGAACAAGCACCTGGACATGATCGACAAGAAAATGGCCATGATCGCCAAAGTGGCCAAAGATGATCCGGTGTTGCGCTCGCGTTTAAAAAGAGTGGGGGTTTTATCAAAACAAGACGCCATTGACTATTGTGCCGTGGGCCCCACCGCCCGCGCTTCGGATGTGCACACGGATGTCCGCAAAGACGAACCGATGGATGCCTATCCATGGGTTGATTTTGATGAAATTGTGTTGCCGAACGGCGACGTCTATGACAAACTCGTTGTCAGGGTGCTGGAGACCCTGGAATCGACAAAAATCTGCCGACAGTGTCTGGAAAAACTGAAAACCGTCAAGGGTCCGGTGCTCAACAACGTCAAGGAAATATCTGCGGGCGAAGGTCTGGGGCGCTATGAAGCGCCGCGCGGTGAGGTGTTTCATTTTGTCAAAACGGACGGCAGCAATCGACCGGTGCGCCACAAAGTGCGGGCGCCCAGCTATGTCAATATCCCGACATTCACCGCTTCATGTAAAGGCATACCGGTCGCGGACGCCCTGATCACGCTTGCTTCCGTGGACCCCTGTTATTGTTGTACGGAACGTTCATTCAAGCTGATGGATGTCAATCATGATCCCTGCACGCTTGACATCCTGGCCCTGTCACGTGAAAAAACGCAACAAATCAGGAGGGAACTCCATGTTGATTAG
- a CDS encoding complex I subunit 1 family protein, whose amino-acid sequence MTLTYVFYILIFPGLLFTGILGLLIGWLDRKVSARFQFRVGPPLLQNFNDFFKLLGKETLVTKESVAGMFLSAPFVAFGTLVLLSAIIGAALFFNQSFGGDVIVLMYLFMIYSVMVVLGGSSTGNVYSSIGAGREIKLLLADELAFILVLLVPVIKSGYELELGALLSAQAETGVFLNSLSGILAFIIGILCIQAKMTLTPFDIPEAETEIVEGPFMEYSGPPLAFWKLSRLFMWVVFPFFLILILWGGFDLSGPGILWSVLKYLAIVVIMIIIKNTNPRVRTDTGLNFFWKYLTPLGFVAVILAILGV is encoded by the coding sequence ATGACTCTGACGTATGTATTCTACATTCTGATCTTTCCGGGACTGCTGTTCACCGGTATTCTGGGACTGCTGATCGGATGGCTGGACCGTAAAGTATCGGCGCGCTTTCAGTTTCGGGTAGGACCGCCTTTACTGCAGAACTTTAACGATTTTTTCAAGCTTTTGGGCAAGGAAACGCTTGTTACCAAAGAGAGCGTCGCCGGCATGTTTCTGTCCGCACCGTTTGTGGCGTTTGGCACGCTGGTGCTGCTGTCCGCCATCATCGGCGCGGCTTTGTTCTTCAATCAAAGCTTCGGCGGTGATGTCATTGTGCTCATGTATTTGTTCATGATCTATTCAGTGATGGTCGTTCTCGGCGGGTCCTCCACCGGCAATGTCTATTCCAGCATAGGGGCGGGACGCGAAATCAAGCTTTTACTGGCAGACGAACTGGCATTTATCCTTGTGCTGCTGGTTCCAGTCATCAAATCCGGTTATGAACTGGAACTCGGTGCATTGTTAAGCGCGCAGGCAGAGACCGGTGTTTTTCTCAATTCCCTCTCGGGAATCCTTGCTTTTATAATCGGCATCCTGTGCATCCAGGCAAAAATGACTCTGACTCCATTTGATATACCGGAAGCCGAGACCGAGATCGTAGAGGGACCGTTTATGGAATACAGCGGACCGCCTCTGGCTTTCTGGAAACTGAGCCGCCTTTTCATGTGGGTGGTGTTTCCGTTTTTTCTCATCCTTATTCTGTGGGGCGGATTTGATCTCAGCGGGCCGGGTATTCTGTGGTCAGTTTTAAAATATCTGGCCATTGTGGTGATCATGATCATTATCAAAAACACCAATCCACGCGTTCGCACCGACACCGGTTTGAATTTTTTCTGGAAATATTTAACCCCGTTGGGCTTTGTGGCGGTTATTCTGGCAATTTTGGGAGTATAG
- a CDS encoding proton-conducting transporter membrane subunit, with protein MLISHLSIVFIIVPAVIAVVNLLLPVILRKLLSFAGALTLLALTGYIYFSGLIRPGFGLWTLFGTPVFAMDSMTLFALAFIQLLAFVILVYALYGVKPEIQKPFFALFSLSVAACNGVVLSDHGISFLVFWGLSGMSLFLFALLGRSDQALQSAKKTMLIIGSSDAVLIMGLAVMALIKPEAQWSLSQYHIPVYGGTAWLAFILVLIAALAKAGGFPLHTWLPDYARDAPVESAALLPASLDKLLGIYLLARLLTTLFSVDMILNLILISLGAITVITAVMMALVQHNARRLLGYHAVSQVGYMIIGVSSGNPIAFAGGLFHLVNNTIYKSGLFLTLGSVEKRTGSNDLDDLGGLARNMPITFLMALIGALSISGIPPFNGFFSKWMIYQGMLDMAAAAPAGYQIWLMVCLVLAVFGSALTLASFLKFIHAIYLGNGRINLNT; from the coding sequence ATGTTGATTAGCCACCTATCCATCGTATTTATTATTGTCCCGGCGGTGATTGCAGTGGTGAATTTGCTGTTGCCGGTGATCTTGCGAAAGCTGTTATCATTCGCGGGTGCGCTTACACTGCTTGCCTTGACGGGTTATATCTATTTCAGCGGATTAATCCGGCCCGGTTTTGGACTCTGGACCCTTTTTGGAACCCCCGTGTTCGCTATGGACTCAATGACCCTGTTTGCGCTTGCGTTTATTCAACTGCTGGCGTTTGTGATCCTTGTTTATGCCCTTTACGGCGTCAAACCCGAGATCCAAAAACCTTTTTTCGCTTTATTCTCCCTTTCTGTGGCCGCCTGCAACGGTGTCGTGCTGAGCGACCATGGTATCAGCTTTTTGGTCTTTTGGGGACTGTCCGGGATGAGTTTGTTTTTATTTGCGCTTTTGGGCCGTTCGGACCAGGCGCTGCAGTCCGCGAAAAAGACCATGCTCATCATCGGCAGCTCGGATGCCGTGCTGATCATGGGATTGGCAGTCATGGCTCTGATCAAACCGGAAGCGCAATGGTCTCTCAGTCAATATCATATACCGGTCTACGGCGGTACAGCGTGGCTGGCCTTTATTCTGGTGCTCATTGCGGCGCTGGCCAAAGCCGGCGGTTTCCCGCTGCACACCTGGCTACCGGATTATGCGCGCGACGCGCCCGTGGAAAGCGCAGCTCTGCTGCCGGCCTCTCTGGACAAGCTCCTGGGCATCTACCTGCTGGCGCGTCTGCTCACCACGTTGTTCAGCGTCGACATGATCCTGAACCTGATTCTTATATCACTGGGCGCCATCACGGTCATTACCGCGGTCATGATGGCTCTGGTTCAGCATAACGCAAGGCGGCTGCTCGGATACCATGCTGTCAGTCAGGTGGGCTATATGATCATCGGTGTCAGCAGCGGAAATCCCATCGCCTTTGCCGGCGGTTTGTTCCATCTGGTGAACAATACCATCTACAAGTCCGGTTTATTTCTGACCCTCGGATCGGTTGAGAAACGAACCGGCAGCAACGACCTGGATGACCTCGGCGGATTGGCTCGCAATATGCCGATTACATTCCTGATGGCATTGATCGGAGCGCTGTCCATATCCGGGATTCCGCCCTTTAATGGTTTTTTCTCCAAATGGATGATTTATCAGGGCATGCTGGACATGGCCGCGGCGGCCCCGGCCGGATATCAAATCTGGCTGATGGTCTGTCTGGTGCTGGCCGTATTCGGAAGCGCGCTCACCCTGGCGAGTTTTCTTAAATTCATTCATGCCATCTATCTGGGAAACGGCCGGATAAACTTGAACACGTGA